In Nitratiruptor sp. YY09-18, a single window of DNA contains:
- a CDS encoding undecaprenyl-diphosphate phosphatase, with translation MTLVESIIFGIVEGVTEFLPVSSTGHMILTAKLLGLSQDSFQKTYEVVIQLGSILAVIFAFKDRIFKDLELWKRLIVGFIPTGILGFTLYKIIKSLFAPSTVAYMLIIGGIIFILVELFYKEKEHHIEDVDQVSYKQAFLIGLFQSLAMVPGTSRSGATIIGGLLLGLKRKTAAEFSFLLAVPTMLAATAYDLLKHYKEFDASNTLALLVGFITAFVVALIVIKWFLHFIKKHTFIPFGIYRIIVGILFLMWVL, from the coding sequence ATGACGCTGGTAGAATCTATAATATTTGGGATAGTGGAAGGAGTAACAGAATTTTTACCAGTCTCCTCTACAGGACATATGATACTTACTGCAAAACTTCTGGGACTCTCCCAAGATAGCTTCCAAAAAACTTACGAAGTAGTTATCCAGCTTGGTTCAATCCTCGCAGTCATATTTGCTTTTAAAGATCGTATCTTTAAAGATTTAGAATTATGGAAGAGACTTATTGTAGGATTTATTCCCACAGGGATCTTGGGCTTTACCCTCTATAAAATCATCAAGAGCCTCTTTGCACCAAGCACTGTAGCATACATGCTTATCATTGGCGGTATTATTTTTATTCTTGTAGAGCTCTTTTACAAAGAGAAGGAACACCATATCGAAGATGTAGATCAAGTCAGTTACAAGCAAGCCTTTTTGATAGGTCTTTTTCAATCGTTAGCAATGGTACCGGGAACTTCTCGTAGTGGTGCGACCATAATCGGAGGCCTCCTTTTAGGCTTAAAGCGCAAAACTGCTGCAGAGTTTAGCTTCTTACTTGCAGTTCCAACTATGCTAGCGGCTACTGCCTATGATCTTCTCAAACACTACAAAGAGTTTGATGCTTCCAATACTTTGGCTCTGCTGGTTGGGTTTATTACAGCTTTTGTAGTTGCACTCATTGTGATTAAGTGGTTCTTGCACTTTATCAAAAAGCACACTTTTATACCGTTTGGTATCTATCGAATTATTGTAGGGATTCTATTTTTGATGTGGGTGCTCTAA
- a CDS encoding cation diffusion facilitator family transporter: MGHHHHHEVSGKNLFITIILNVIITLAQIIGGFISGSLALLSDAMHNFSDVLSLVVAWIANRLAARPGDTSKTFGYKRAEIIAALFNASLLMGIAIFLIIEAVQKFFHPLPIDSVWVIWLGLLSVILNSLSVFLVKEDAHENMNIKAAYLHLLTDVATSVAVVVGGLLMQWWHIYWIDPVISIFIAFYLIWASFDIIKESVFILMQFAPKEIDLQKIAEDVSQIAGIENVHHIHIWRLNDHDLFFEAHVDFSSDLKLKEVMKKMEKIEKVLKEKYHISHVTLQPEYRRNDTKELVVSP; this comes from the coding sequence ATGGGGCATCATCACCATCATGAAGTAAGTGGCAAAAACCTTTTTATTACAATTATTTTAAATGTTATTATTACATTAGCGCAAATCATTGGAGGATTTATATCTGGCTCTTTAGCACTTTTAAGCGATGCGATGCACAACTTCAGCGATGTGCTCTCCCTTGTAGTTGCATGGATAGCAAATCGTCTGGCAGCAAGACCTGGTGATACTTCAAAAACTTTTGGCTATAAACGGGCTGAAATCATAGCAGCTCTTTTTAATGCCTCTCTTCTTATGGGCATAGCGATCTTTTTGATTATTGAAGCAGTGCAAAAATTTTTCCATCCCCTACCTATTGATTCGGTATGGGTTATCTGGCTTGGACTTTTGAGCGTTATACTCAACTCTCTCAGTGTCTTTCTTGTCAAAGAGGATGCGCATGAGAATATGAACATAAAAGCAGCCTATTTGCATCTTTTAACAGATGTGGCTACTTCAGTGGCTGTTGTTGTGGGCGGGTTACTCATGCAGTGGTGGCACATCTACTGGATCGATCCAGTTATCTCTATTTTCATAGCTTTTTATCTCATTTGGGCCTCTTTTGATATTATCAAAGAGTCTGTCTTTATCTTAATGCAGTTTGCCCCCAAAGAGATAGATTTGCAAAAGATTGCCGAAGACGTTTCACAAATAGCTGGAATCGAAAATGTCCATCATATTCACATCTGGAGACTCAATGACCATGATCTCTTTTTTGAGGCACATGTGGATTTTAGCAGTGATCTTAAACTAAAAGAGGTGATGAAAAAGATGGAAAAAATAGAAAAAGTTTTAAAAGAAAAATATCATATTTCTCATGTGACACTGCAGCCAGAATACCGTAGAAATGATACAAAGGAGCTTGTAGTATCACCTTAA
- a CDS encoding potassium channel family protein has protein sequence MRRLKIELNLSTLYILLYTIFLFIASYLMELLEPKTYKNFFDGLWWSIVTATTVGYGDVVPHSAAGKIVAIIIIVGGVIAVAAFTATMTSKLVALTISSKKEYEMLDSLNKHLVICGFKTPRIEVLQSFKAHYGENIVIVYPELVPELKNLLEEHHLKWAQGEYNDEAVLKEAHIERADKVMILNMHDEFADARVLETVILIRSLNPHVYITAEIIDPKYENYLIKSKCNEIIMSEEYNRFLLSKSVTEPGMSKVIRKLLRTQNIHIQTKHSYEGVSYKEAFEDSLQKGEILIGIVKNYITESELKKIVLKKLQFGGDVEKYKKLLTKIKKNQVEMEVVINPDDNLVIPEFAALIVMERKHEKSAV, from the coding sequence TTGAGAAGATTAAAAATAGAACTTAATTTATCGACGCTTTATATCCTTCTTTATACCATCTTTTTATTTATTGCATCTTATTTGATGGAGTTGCTTGAGCCTAAAACCTATAAAAATTTTTTTGATGGTTTATGGTGGTCTATTGTTACGGCTACCACCGTGGGATATGGTGATGTGGTGCCCCATAGTGCAGCTGGAAAAATAGTAGCGATTATCATTATTGTAGGTGGTGTCATTGCAGTTGCTGCATTTACAGCGACAATGACGAGCAAACTTGTAGCCCTGACAATCTCTTCAAAAAAGGAATATGAGATGTTAGATTCACTGAACAAGCACCTTGTGATCTGCGGTTTTAAAACGCCTCGTATAGAGGTTTTACAAAGTTTTAAAGCCCATTATGGGGAGAATATCGTAATCGTTTATCCTGAACTTGTACCAGAACTGAAAAATCTTCTTGAAGAGCATCATCTCAAATGGGCACAAGGGGAATACAACGATGAAGCGGTTTTGAAAGAGGCGCATATCGAAAGAGCCGATAAAGTGATGATACTCAATATGCATGATGAGTTTGCCGATGCAAGGGTGCTGGAAACGGTCATTTTGATTCGTTCCTTAAATCCACATGTCTATATCACAGCAGAAATCATCGATCCAAAGTATGAAAACTATCTCATAAAAAGCAAATGCAACGAAATTATTATGAGCGAAGAGTATAACCGCTTTTTACTCTCAAAATCAGTGACTGAACCTGGAATGTCCAAGGTTATCAGAAAGCTGCTTAGAACGCAAAATATCCATATCCAAACGAAACACTCCTATGAGGGAGTCTCTTATAAAGAGGCTTTTGAGGATAGCTTGCAAAAAGGGGAGATACTCATAGGCATCGTAAAAAACTATATAACAGAGAGTGAACTGAAAAAAATTGTCTTAAAAAAGCTGCAGTTTGGAGGGGATGTGGAAAAATATAAAAAGCTTCTCACAAAAATCAAAAAAAATCAGGTCGAGATGGAAGTGGTTATCAATCCTGACGATAATCTTGTTATTCCTGAGTTCGCAGCACTAATCGTAATGGAGAGAAAACATGAAAAATCCGCTGTTTGA
- the infC gene encoding translation initiation factor IF-3, with translation MSRKKEDRVLMNEDIRAREVRCIGDDGTQYGIVSRDEALRLAEEKGLDLVLIAPDANPPVCKIMDYGKFKYQQEKKKKEAKKKQTKIEVKEIKLSVKIAQNDIDYKVKHAREFLEKGKHVKFRVFLRGREMANPEAGVEVLNKIIPLIEDIGVVEKKPHQEGRYINMLIVPKKEEKKK, from the coding sequence TTGAGTAGGAAAAAAGAAGATAGAGTGCTCATGAATGAGGATATTAGAGCACGTGAGGTTCGCTGTATTGGAGATGACGGTACGCAGTATGGGATCGTAAGTCGCGATGAGGCGCTACGTCTTGCAGAAGAGAAGGGATTAGACCTTGTGCTGATAGCTCCTGATGCCAATCCACCTGTATGTAAAATCATGGATTATGGGAAATTCAAGTATCAGCAAGAGAAGAAGAAAAAAGAAGCCAAAAAGAAGCAGACAAAGATAGAGGTCAAAGAGATCAAGCTCTCAGTAAAAATTGCCCAAAATGATATTGATTATAAAGTAAAGCACGCAAGAGAATTTCTGGAAAAAGGCAAGCACGTGAAATTTCGCGTCTTCCTAAGAGGGCGCGAAATGGCTAATCCAGAGGCTGGCGTAGAAGTGCTCAACAAAATTATTCCTCTCATCGAAGATATTGGAGTTGTAGAGAAGAAGCCTCACCAAGAGGGACGCTATATCAATATGCTCATAGTTCCGAAAAAAGAGGAGAAGAAAAAGTAA
- the rpmI gene encoding 50S ribosomal protein L35, translating into MPKMKTHRGAAKRFKKTKNKIKRGSAFRSHILTKKSPKTKRHLRAPHYVAQVDVKRVIELISTY; encoded by the coding sequence ATGCCAAAGATGAAGACCCATAGAGGGGCTGCAAAGAGATTCAAAAAGACAAAAAACAAGATCAAAAGAGGAAGCGCTTTTAGAAGCCACATCCTTACTAAAAAGAGTCCTAAGACCAAAAGACATCTTCGTGCACCACACTATGTAGCGCAAGTTGATGTCAAAAGAGTAATTGAGTTAATTTCTACATACTAA
- the rplT gene encoding 50S ribosomal protein L20, with the protein MRVKTGFVRRRRHKKILKMAKGFYSGRRKHFRKAKEQLERSLVYAYRDRKQKKRDFRKLWITRINAACRLNDISYSRFIHGLKQAGIELDRKILADMAMNDPAAFAKVVEQAKAAL; encoded by the coding sequence ATGAGAGTAAAAACTGGATTTGTAAGACGCAGACGCCACAAAAAAATCCTCAAGATGGCAAAAGGCTTCTACAGCGGTAGAAGAAAACACTTTAGAAAAGCAAAAGAGCAACTTGAGAGAAGTTTAGTATATGCATATCGCGACAGAAAACAGAAAAAGAGAGATTTTCGCAAACTCTGGATAACAAGAATCAATGCAGCTTGCAGACTCAACGATATTAGCTATTCACGCTTTATCCATGGACTCAAGCAAGCAGGAATCGAACTTGATAGAAAAATCTTGGCAGATATGGCTATGAATGATCCTGCAGCATTCGCAAAGGTAGTAGAGCAAGCAAAAGCTGCTCTATAA
- a CDS encoding DUF4282 domain-containing protein: MYDVLSFNHFITQYVLIIFYYIGAIVMPFVLWIARDWIVQNISIAKTLNDTLHTLYASLSKGGKFMTILIAVGFFLCAELCWRMVFEAMIGYFDMHDFLYEIYKHQTLGGR; this comes from the coding sequence ATGTATGATGTTTTATCTTTTAATCATTTTATTACTCAATATGTATTGATCATTTTTTACTACATAGGTGCAATTGTTATGCCATTTGTACTTTGGATAGCAAGGGATTGGATTGTCCAAAATATCTCAATTGCTAAAACATTAAATGATACACTTCACACACTCTACGCCTCGCTTTCCAAAGGAGGCAAGTTTATGACAATTTTGATAGCTGTGGGGTTCTTTTTGTGTGCCGAGCTTTGCTGGCGGATGGTTTTTGAGGCGATGATCGGCTATTTTGATATGCACGATTTCTTGTATGAGATCTATAAACACCAAACATTAGGAGGTAGATGA
- a CDS encoding DedA family protein codes for MIEHLVSLLVHFADILGYIGIYFYMLLVGTFIPVPSEIVLIPAGYLSSIGKKSFFLLLLSGALGSLSGALINYFLAKWLVQKYRHKELFQKVIRFFNHHGKIAVFLAPLTPGLGQYISIPAGISHMPLRYFVPLTFSANLIWVGFMLLIGYIFGEGTAAKSAATLGSLVLLGFVILSATIYVYREVKKSSYEEITESS; via the coding sequence ATGATTGAACATTTGGTATCTCTTCTTGTCCATTTTGCAGATATACTGGGTTATATCGGAATATACTTTTATATGCTTCTTGTTGGTACTTTCATCCCAGTACCAAGTGAAATAGTCCTCATTCCTGCAGGCTATCTTTCTTCTATTGGCAAAAAGAGTTTCTTTTTGCTGCTTCTTAGTGGAGCGCTAGGATCCCTCTCAGGGGCTCTCATCAACTACTTCTTGGCGAAATGGCTTGTGCAAAAATATCGCCACAAGGAACTGTTTCAAAAAGTGATCAGATTTTTCAACCATCATGGCAAAATTGCAGTCTTTCTCGCTCCTTTGACTCCAGGGCTTGGCCAGTATATCTCTATTCCGGCCGGAATATCTCATATGCCGCTTCGTTACTTCGTCCCGCTCACGTTCAGTGCAAATCTCATTTGGGTAGGTTTCATGCTTCTTATTGGTTACATTTTTGGCGAAGGTACAGCTGCAAAAAGTGCTGCTACACTAGGTTCTTTAGTACTTTTGGGGTTTGTGATCCTCTCTGCTACGATATATGTATATAGAGAAGTCAAAAAGAGTTCTTATGAAGAGATAACGGAGAGTTCATAA
- a CDS encoding VIT1/CCC1 transporter family protein, protein MDALKQQQNEINEFFIYMELSKLQKDPHNKKILQEIAMQEKEHYEFWKKITGQELKPQKLVVMWYIFLARLFGLSFALKLMERGEERAQEFYKRLIMKYPEAKKIFDEERIHEAKLLSLLNDGKLRYAGAIVLGMNDALVELTGTLTGIALAFNNAQYVGITGVIMGVAASLSMAGSAYLEARENQDSGIEPTKYALYTGFAYILTTIFLVTPFFFVTSAKTGLIFMFVAAALAIIIYNFYIAVAKDEDFGKRVKEMFVITFGVALISFAIGYVVNKYFGIEI, encoded by the coding sequence ATGGATGCACTTAAACAGCAGCAAAATGAGATCAATGAGTTTTTTATCTATATGGAACTCAGTAAACTCCAAAAAGATCCCCACAACAAAAAGATCTTGCAAGAGATCGCGATGCAAGAAAAAGAGCACTATGAGTTTTGGAAAAAGATCACCGGCCAGGAACTCAAACCACAAAAACTTGTTGTTATGTGGTATATCTTTTTAGCAAGACTCTTTGGGCTCAGCTTTGCTTTGAAACTGATGGAGCGGGGAGAAGAGAGGGCACAGGAGTTTTACAAGCGCCTTATTATGAAATATCCTGAGGCTAAAAAGATTTTTGATGAAGAGAGAATTCATGAAGCAAAGCTTCTCTCACTCCTCAATGATGGGAAATTGCGCTATGCTGGAGCAATAGTGTTGGGGATGAATGATGCTTTAGTAGAGCTTACAGGAACTCTCACAGGTATTGCTTTGGCTTTCAATAACGCGCAGTATGTAGGAATTACAGGTGTGATTATGGGAGTTGCAGCCTCGCTCTCCATGGCGGGGAGTGCTTATTTGGAAGCAAGAGAAAACCAAGATAGTGGAATTGAGCCTACAAAGTATGCTCTTTATACAGGATTTGCGTATATTCTTACAACAATATTTCTAGTTACACCATTTTTCTTTGTTACGAGTGCTAAAACAGGACTTATTTTTATGTTTGTAGCTGCTGCCCTTGCCATTATAATTTACAATTTTTATATTGCAGTAGCAAAAGATGAGGATTTTGGCAAACGTGTCAAAGAGATGTTCGTCATTACATTCGGTGTAGCACTTATATCTTTTGCGATTGGCTACGTGGTCAACAAATACTTTGGCATTGAGATATGA
- a CDS encoding protoglobin domain-containing protein: protein MNAKIELIKEIYQLQDDDLKKRKEALQKIEPYVNEIMDKFYEKLLQKEEFTKFIPVERIPELKRKQIKFVAQLLSKPFDEELYNKIAKVAIAHYHIRLDPILLSYGYHLLSELILELSQKEPAILPYLKLIIKYLKVSEEIMKEEYFSQKTLAESPYRANDLFIAVNSLHMAYIRCKSSFEALKVDKEAKELFEKSLEELKEYKDVLEEAGFHLATIKRFCTQFSNEPNEKNLGALKNAIIKPLNNINVTAYLSLTSSLATMRAMTDIIYTRAITNDKALTIETIQHNMYKLLSQNYGWAIEALEFLESEPEEGYDIVKYISFKESVFFLCIKARDVVNKLYIVEGIDLLAETMKLTLYIKNKE, encoded by the coding sequence ATGAATGCAAAAATTGAACTTATTAAAGAGATATACCAACTGCAAGATGACGATCTAAAGAAGCGAAAAGAGGCATTACAAAAGATAGAGCCTTATGTGAATGAGATAATGGACAAGTTTTACGAAAAGCTCTTGCAAAAAGAGGAATTTACGAAATTCATTCCGGTTGAAAGAATCCCTGAACTCAAAAGAAAACAGATCAAGTTTGTTGCCCAGTTACTCTCTAAACCTTTTGATGAGGAGCTGTATAACAAAATCGCAAAAGTGGCCATTGCGCACTATCACATCAGACTCGATCCGATTCTGCTTTCATACGGCTATCATCTGCTCAGTGAACTCATCTTGGAGCTTTCTCAAAAAGAACCTGCTATCTTGCCCTATCTCAAGCTCATTATCAAGTATTTAAAAGTATCAGAAGAGATCATGAAAGAGGAGTATTTTTCGCAAAAAACGCTGGCAGAGTCTCCTTACAGGGCAAATGATCTTTTTATTGCAGTCAATAGCCTTCATATGGCATATATTCGATGCAAAAGCTCTTTTGAAGCGTTGAAAGTAGACAAAGAAGCAAAAGAGCTTTTTGAAAAGAGTTTGGAGGAGCTCAAAGAGTATAAAGATGTTTTGGAAGAGGCGGGTTTTCATCTAGCAACTATCAAAAGATTTTGTACGCAGTTTTCCAATGAACCAAATGAGAAGAATTTAGGGGCACTGAAAAATGCTATCATCAAACCACTCAATAACATCAATGTCACTGCATATCTTTCTTTAACAAGTTCTCTTGCTACAATGCGGGCCATGACCGATATTATTTATACAAGAGCTATTACAAATGATAAAGCATTGACGATAGAGACTATCCAGCACAATATGTATAAGCTATTAAGCCAAAATTATGGATGGGCGATAGAAGCATTGGAGTTTTTAGAGAGTGAACCGGAAGAAGGCTATGATATTGTTAAATATATAAGTTTTAAAGAGAGCGTCTTTTTTCTTTGTATCAAAGCAAGAGATGTTGTAAATAAACTCTACATAGTTGAGGGAATTGACCTCTTGGCAGAAACTATGAAATTGACACTCTACATCAAAAACAAGGAATGA
- a CDS encoding Crp/Fnr family transcriptional regulator: protein MKNPLFEGLNEEEEQSFLSIFAKKEIPKGQAIKKEGDHLKKGFLLESGLLLVKKHSSDGEMEVATISDSSVFFSLTCLVDGGNSLTTVEAKKDSVILEVSQKDFFAFCQKNPEIGVKVLKNATLLLAKFLRNSDEKIVQMYKTLEEVL, encoded by the coding sequence ATGAAAAATCCGCTGTTTGAAGGTTTGAATGAAGAAGAGGAACAAAGCTTTTTGTCCATTTTTGCAAAAAAAGAGATTCCAAAAGGACAGGCGATCAAAAAAGAAGGGGACCATTTAAAAAAAGGGTTTTTGTTAGAAAGTGGTCTGCTTTTGGTAAAAAAACACTCCAGTGATGGAGAGATGGAGGTTGCAACAATCAGTGACAGCAGTGTCTTTTTTTCGCTGACCTGCCTTGTTGATGGAGGTAACAGTTTGACGACTGTAGAGGCTAAAAAAGATTCAGTGATTTTGGAAGTTTCTCAAAAGGATTTTTTTGCCTTTTGTCAAAAAAATCCAGAAATTGGTGTAAAGGTTTTGAAAAATGCTACGTTGCTTCTTGCTAAATTTTTAAGAAATAGCGATGAGAAAATTGTTCAGATGTATAAAACATTAGAAGAGGTGCTATGA
- a CDS encoding sulfite exporter TauE/SafE family protein yields the protein MSPELIHYGLYFLLTLALSTLFAMGGVGSAIALVPTFTMMGMPFNLAKAIGLFINSASTITASIMNFFRGVLDIKFALPLVISIMIATPIGAWMSQYVPKEIVEWMLVAFLIVSAFLLLFSHRETKVVYDKAWVLYVIGGSVGIVSGMIGVGGGSLIMPLLILLGFDAKKAAYAISFVIPFSTLGAFATYLSFVKMDWLLLADVTVAAIIGGYLGDRILHYNLTAGQVKKLIGVLLLILSAKMIAKLLHITF from the coding sequence ATGAGTCCAGAACTTATCCATTACGGGCTTTACTTTCTACTCACGCTCGCTCTTTCCACCCTCTTTGCGATGGGTGGAGTGGGCTCGGCTATTGCACTGGTTCCAACCTTTACGATGATGGGAATGCCTTTCAATCTCGCCAAAGCCATAGGACTCTTTATCAACTCAGCTTCAACGATCACAGCATCGATTATGAACTTTTTTCGAGGGGTTTTGGATATCAAATTCGCTCTGCCTTTGGTGATCTCCATTATGATCGCCACTCCCATTGGAGCGTGGATGTCCCAATATGTTCCAAAAGAGATCGTGGAGTGGATGCTGGTAGCCTTTTTGATTGTAAGCGCCTTTTTACTGCTCTTTAGCCACCGAGAGACAAAGGTGGTTTATGATAAGGCGTGGGTGCTCTATGTCATTGGTGGAAGTGTGGGAATCGTTTCAGGGATGATCGGTGTTGGGGGAGGATCGCTGATTATGCCGCTACTGATTTTATTGGGATTTGATGCGAAAAAGGCGGCCTATGCTATTAGTTTCGTGATTCCGTTTTCCACCCTTGGAGCGTTTGCGACCTATCTTAGTTTTGTCAAGATGGATTGGCTACTTTTAGCCGATGTGACGGTTGCCGCAATCATCGGGGGATATCTGGGAGATAGGATTTTGCACTATAATCTGACAGCGGGGCAGGTCAAGAAGCTCATTGGCGTTTTGCTTTTGATCCTCTCCGCCAAGATGATCGCAAAACTGCTGCATATCACTTTTTAA
- a CDS encoding Sir2 family NAD-dependent protein deacetylase has translation MQIYLLSGAGLSAPSGIAIYRDGGLWNEVDINEVATHDAWLHDPEHVIAFFDTKRQELARFSPNAAHYYFANLPHCVHLTQNVDDLSEKAGDKPIHLHGKLTEVRCDECKSVWDIGYIVQPKVCHFCGSRSVRPNVILFGEVAPNYKHLYTTKADVFIAVGTSGMVIDIADIAQNYPTSILIDPVRRKRCTMFGEFDEYIDEYFDYFLQKDICEAIDELDNLLRKIDGCT, from the coding sequence ATGCAGATCTATCTCCTCAGCGGAGCGGGGCTGAGTGCTCCAAGTGGGATCGCTATCTACAGAGATGGTGGGCTGTGGAATGAGGTTGATATCAATGAGGTTGCTACGCATGATGCGTGGTTGCACGATCCAGAGCATGTCATAGCATTCTTTGATACAAAACGTCAAGAGCTTGCTAGATTTTCACCCAATGCAGCCCACTACTATTTTGCAAACTTGCCACACTGCGTACATCTGACGCAAAATGTTGATGATTTGAGTGAAAAGGCAGGTGATAAGCCAATCCATTTGCATGGCAAGCTTACAGAGGTACGCTGTGATGAGTGTAAGAGCGTGTGGGATATCGGGTATATTGTACAACCAAAGGTATGCCACTTTTGTGGCAGCAGGAGCGTACGACCAAATGTTATACTTTTTGGTGAAGTTGCGCCAAATTATAAGCATCTCTACACCACCAAAGCCGACGTTTTCATAGCTGTTGGCACAAGTGGGATGGTGATAGACATCGCAGATATTGCGCAAAATTATCCCACCTCCATATTGATTGATCCAGTGCGGCGCAAGCGCTGTACAATGTTTGGAGAGTTTGACGAGTATATCGATGAGTATTTTGACTATTTTTTGCAAAAAGATATCTGTGAAGCGATTGATGAACTAGATAATTTATTAAGGAAAATAGATGGATGCACTTAA
- a CDS encoding SufE family protein: MSSMEETLQQIKEDFDLLGDPNAIVEYIIELGNENDMKVPDELKNDQTKIHGCASDAWMIEECKDGKVHFTVEGTSSMAKGMIPLMLKIFNDRTPDEILAFDPQKLYELGFDKILSPTRLQGMEAFLNRIYSFAKKCKENQ, translated from the coding sequence ATGAGCAGTATGGAAGAGACACTCCAGCAGATCAAAGAAGATTTTGATCTTCTAGGCGATCCAAATGCAATAGTAGAGTATATCATCGAGCTTGGTAATGAAAATGATATGAAAGTACCAGATGAACTCAAAAATGATCAGACAAAAATCCATGGATGTGCAAGTGATGCGTGGATGATTGAAGAGTGCAAAGATGGCAAAGTCCATTTCACAGTTGAGGGTACCTCATCTATGGCAAAAGGGATGATCCCTTTGATGCTCAAAATCTTCAATGATCGCACACCTGATGAGATTTTGGCTTTTGATCCCCAAAAACTCTATGAATTAGGCTTTGACAAGATCCTCAGTCCTACACGATTGCAAGGTATGGAAGCCTTTTTAAATCGTATCTACTCTTTTGCCAAAAAGTGTAAAGAGAATCAATAA
- a CDS encoding rhodanese-like domain-containing protein, which yields MDFDEYLKSFDYEERKAMKIGLEEMFELLQKDEAQVVDIRFREEYEAWHVGFGLHIPLNELPDRLNELDSSKTIVTMCPHYDRAEIARLYLTLKGFNARYLTDGLLKVVEFLRGDKAKEIIESIQDV from the coding sequence GTGGATTTTGATGAATATTTGAAAAGTTTTGATTATGAGGAACGAAAGGCTATGAAAATTGGACTTGAAGAGATGTTTGAGCTTTTGCAAAAAGACGAAGCACAAGTTGTTGATATCAGATTTAGGGAGGAGTATGAGGCATGGCATGTAGGATTTGGATTGCATATTCCACTCAATGAGCTGCCAGACAGACTCAATGAGCTAGATAGTAGCAAAACAATTGTGACTATGTGTCCACACTATGACAGAGCCGAAATTGCAAGACTATATCTTACACTCAAAGGCTTTAACGCACGATATCTTACGGACGGACTACTCAAAGTGGTCGAATTTTTAAGAGGTGACAAAGCAAAAGAGATAATAGAAAGTATACAAGATGTATGA